Proteins from a single region of Paenibacillus sp. BIHB 4019:
- a CDS encoding sugar phosphate nucleotidyltransferase — MKLILLSGGSGKRLWPLSNDARSKQFLRILDGPGGLKESMVERVWRQLGETGLQSSSYIAAGKAQEEMIRVHAGLSVPLIIEPERRDTFPAIALSAVYLYSVAGVSLDEVVTILPVDPYVEDAFFHKISELEQVIRDSGCDMALMGVKPTFPSEKYGYIVPETGEPKLIINAAGDVTEAEVNDAETGNARSYRLVRHFTEKPREDAASELMQRGALWNCGVFAFKLGYLINLLIEKRIPIQYDELVSQYSTLVKTSFDYEVVERAKQVAVLPFDGCWKDLGTWNTLTEEMGTSELGEHITTELATDTHVINELGIPITILGIKNAIVAASPDGILVSDKASSPRIKEVLKNSDKRPMYEERRWGYYIVLDYLKYPDGSEVMTKRVCLDRGKNFSYHYHNNRCEVWTILSGEGEMMLDDQLRTVKAGDIINIPLGSRHCLLALTPMEMIEVMRGTQLVEEESVRLEADWNDIMQYCMI; from the coding sequence ATGAAGCTGATTCTTTTATCCGGCGGTTCAGGTAAACGGCTGTGGCCGCTATCTAATGATGCAAGGTCGAAGCAATTTTTGCGTATTTTGGATGGGCCCGGCGGGCTAAAGGAATCGATGGTCGAGCGGGTATGGCGCCAGCTGGGCGAGACGGGCCTGCAAAGCTCATCCTATATCGCCGCAGGCAAGGCGCAGGAGGAAATGATTCGCGTGCATGCCGGCTTGTCGGTGCCGCTCATTATTGAGCCGGAGCGGCGGGACACGTTCCCGGCTATCGCGTTATCGGCGGTTTATTTGTACTCCGTTGCCGGAGTCAGCCTGGATGAGGTCGTGACGATTCTCCCGGTTGACCCCTATGTGGAGGATGCCTTCTTCCATAAAATAAGCGAGCTTGAGCAGGTCATTCGCGATTCTGGCTGCGATATGGCGCTGATGGGCGTTAAGCCGACCTTCCCATCGGAAAAATACGGCTACATCGTACCGGAGACTGGCGAGCCTAAGCTGATTATTAATGCGGCAGGCGACGTCACGGAAGCGGAAGTGAATGACGCAGAAACAGGCAACGCCCGCTCGTACAGGCTTGTTCGGCACTTCACTGAAAAGCCGCGCGAGGATGCGGCATCCGAGCTAATGCAGCGCGGAGCGCTTTGGAACTGCGGCGTGTTCGCCTTCAAGCTTGGCTATTTGATTAATCTGCTCATCGAGAAGCGGATTCCAATTCAATACGACGAGCTCGTCAGTCAATACAGCACGCTGGTGAAAACAAGCTTCGATTACGAGGTCGTTGAGCGGGCCAAGCAGGTCGCTGTGCTTCCTTTTGACGGCTGCTGGAAAGACCTTGGCACCTGGAACACGCTGACAGAAGAAATGGGAACGTCGGAGCTTGGCGAGCATATTACGACGGAGCTTGCAACGGATACGCATGTCATTAACGAGCTGGGCATTCCGATTACGATTTTGGGCATCAAAAATGCCATCGTCGCTGCAAGCCCCGACGGCATTCTCGTTTCCGACAAGGCGTCCAGCCCGCGCATTAAAGAAGTGCTGAAAAATAGCGACAAGCGCCCGATGTACGAGGAACGCAGATGGGGCTACTACATCGTGCTTGATTATTTGAAATATCCGGACGGCAGCGAGGTCATGACGAAGCGCGTCTGCCTCGATAGAGGGAAAAACTTCAGCTATCACTATCATAACAATCGCTGCGAGGTGTGGACGATTTTGTCCGGTGAAGGCGAAATGATGCTCGATGACCAGCTGCGGACCGTAAAGGCTGGCGACATTATTAACATCCCTCTGGGCAGCAGGCACTGCCTGCTTGCCCTGACACCGATGGAAATGATCGAGGTCATGAGAGGAACGCAGCTTGTAGAAGAGGAGAGCGTCAGGCTGGAAGCGGATTGGAATGACATTATGCAATATTGCATGATTTGA